A single genomic interval of Mucilaginibacter boryungensis harbors:
- the ribD gene encoding bifunctional diaminohydroxyphosphoribosylaminopyrimidine deaminase/5-amino-6-(5-phosphoribosylamino)uracil reductase RibD, with product MPNHHKYLQRCLELASLGMGYVSPNPMVGAVIVHNDTIIGEGYHQKYGEAHAEVNAVNSVLTKHDNAEELLRESTIYVSLEPCAHYGKTPPCADLIIKHRIPKVVIGCRDPFLQVNGKGIEKLHDAGIEVITGVMEKECLALNRRFFTRVQKQRPYIILKWAQTQDGFFAPDNDSQYWISGLEARKLVHKWRSEEDAVLVGKNTARVDNPQLNVRDWEGRSPKRVLIDRRLELSHDLNLFDQLVETLVFNEIKTDIEGKIKYIALEDFDNYVPQYIMFQLYLQDIQSVIIEGGAATLKSFIETDLWDEARIFAGNKTLGSGIQIPVIKGFNKEKYKIGDDDLEIIYQTKTH from the coding sequence ATGCCCAATCACCATAAATATTTACAACGCTGCCTTGAACTTGCCAGTTTAGGCATGGGTTATGTAAGCCCAAACCCTATGGTGGGCGCTGTGATTGTGCATAACGACACGATAATTGGCGAAGGTTACCATCAGAAATATGGGGAAGCCCATGCCGAGGTAAACGCCGTAAACAGTGTGTTAACTAAGCATGATAATGCTGAAGAATTGCTGCGCGAATCGACTATTTATGTATCGCTGGAACCCTGTGCACATTATGGTAAAACGCCACCCTGTGCCGATCTGATCATTAAACACCGCATCCCCAAAGTAGTTATCGGTTGCCGTGACCCGTTCTTGCAAGTGAATGGAAAGGGGATAGAGAAGCTGCACGATGCCGGTATTGAAGTTATTACAGGTGTGATGGAAAAAGAATGCCTGGCTTTAAACAGGCGCTTTTTTACCCGTGTGCAAAAACAAAGGCCTTACATTATCCTTAAATGGGCGCAAACACAGGACGGTTTTTTTGCCCCGGATAACGATAGCCAATATTGGATCTCGGGTCTGGAAGCACGCAAGCTGGTGCACAAATGGCGCAGCGAAGAAGACGCGGTTTTGGTTGGGAAAAATACCGCCCGTGTTGATAACCCGCAATTAAATGTACGCGATTGGGAAGGCCGTTCACCTAAACGGGTGCTGATAGACAGGCGATTAGAATTGAGTCATGATCTAAACCTGTTTGACCAATTGGTAGAAACATTAGTTTTTAATGAAATTAAGACCGATATTGAGGGCAAAATAAAGTATATAGCCTTAGAAGATTTTGACAATTACGTACCGCAATACATCATGTTCCAACTGTATTTGCAGGATATACAATCGGTAATTATTGAGGGCGGGGCGGCCACACTGAAATCTTTTATCGAAACTGATCTATGGGACGAAGCCCGGATATTTGCCGGTAATAAAACTTTAGGTAGTGGAATTCAAATCCCTGTAATAAAAGGATTTAATAAAGAGAAATATAAGATAGGGGATGATGATCTGGAGATCATTTATCAAACTAAAACTCATTAA
- the prmC gene encoding peptide chain release factor N(5)-glutamine methyltransferase, whose protein sequence is MKTVKDVFEQFKIGLADVYDPQESEAIILLILSDLLNTSKAKLKAFPETEIGFPQAEKLTSILQELKTGKPVQYILGHTEFYGLNFKVSPAVLIPRPETEELVQWIIETVKQSESPVINILDIGTGSGCIPISLKHNLLNINAFGIDISTDALEIAKQNAESNKANVNFIEADILNFPGDIALPKFDIIVSNPPYVTLEDKNKMHTNVTDFEPHTALFVPEDDPLIFYKVIADFAKTNLSSNGLIFFEINESFGTETIELLRERSFRNIELRQDMSGRDRMIKAQI, encoded by the coding sequence ATGAAAACCGTGAAGGATGTATTTGAGCAATTTAAAATTGGCCTGGCAGACGTTTATGACCCGCAAGAGTCAGAAGCAATTATCTTATTAATTTTAAGCGACTTACTAAATACATCTAAAGCAAAATTAAAAGCATTTCCTGAAACTGAGATCGGTTTTCCGCAGGCGGAAAAGTTAACGTCCATCCTACAGGAATTAAAAACAGGCAAGCCCGTGCAATACATTTTAGGCCATACCGAATTTTACGGGTTAAACTTCAAAGTAAGCCCGGCGGTTTTAATTCCACGCCCTGAAACTGAGGAACTTGTGCAGTGGATAATTGAGACGGTTAAACAATCGGAATCGCCGGTTATTAACATCCTGGATATTGGTACCGGTAGCGGGTGTATACCTATTTCGCTAAAGCATAACTTATTAAATATAAATGCTTTTGGAATTGATATTTCTACCGATGCTTTAGAAATTGCCAAACAAAATGCTGAATCAAATAAAGCTAATGTTAATTTTATCGAGGCCGATATTTTAAACTTCCCGGGCGATATTGCCCTGCCCAAGTTTGATATTATTGTAAGCAATCCACCCTACGTAACGCTGGAAGACAAAAATAAAATGCACACCAATGTGACCGACTTTGAACCGCATACCGCCCTGTTCGTTCCCGAGGATGACCCGCTGATATTCTATAAAGTTATTGCTGATTTTGCTAAAACTAATCTTTCATCTAACGGGTTGATTTTCTTTGAGATAAACGAAAGTTTTGGGACTGAAACTATAGAATTATTGCGTGAAAGATCGTTCAGAAATATAGAGTTAAGGCAAGATATGTCAGGACGTGACCGGATGATAAAGGCTCAAATTTAG
- a CDS encoding mechanosensitive ion channel family protein → MKTISIKSHSFKFLVALWAIVFAGTAQQAYAQDKQAKPPISKRESARRSMHSRDSLLRALNKTDTSINSLLQRVEQYTTTFNQINNNLSEGLDTADISQQLPSVVRRLNRMDSLAKTHKSSTLRYLFVLRDNLDRTQGKLEDWQSQLGDIDSGLVHNQKDLIRFFKDTTLRAAPTDSTLRRTYFNQLQSVRHLWRKTDSLNRTALLKVNLLQNEIAVAYNRILDQTDQIDLKIKRFAIKAISGESDYIWNTGLAYNDFKAALSSTIKLNRILLNYFNRNEKLTNLVGVVFLILVFIWVFYNRIKTFKNNDNPVAIFERAGYIYKDPIISSLLIGTAIIPYFYTHPPVVCLEAMFLISIIVSLLLTRKEHPKTYYFLFQLFWITIVYGASNLFIQISNIDRYTVLILSIVSIIIGYLFLKKCQKDPEGHLPNTCLVLKVFIGLQLLSLLLNISGRFSLAKIIGVTAVFNLWLLVIFYLVVQIILQGLYLQFQTKKDANSIINWIDFTLVEKKFKSILVTVAALLWGFTLLQNLNVDDWANDNVHDLLSESRTVGGASFTFRGFLIFIAVIWLSSVISRIISYFYDVSAQRVTDLSVLKKKNRTSALLIRLGVFSAGFLLAVAASGFPLEKLTIIISAFGIGIGFGLQNIVNNLVSGLILAFEKPIQIGDIIEVGNRSGTMKEIGVRSSKLLTSDGSEVIIPNGDLISQHVVNWTLSNSNRRIELMIATAYGADINHTKDLLKNMLSNREDIMTSPAPSVFLSGVSETSVDFKIFFWAADITTTNALKSTVLADIYDMLPRENVAIPSARKDLYLHFPEGMPVVGGDEKGEAK, encoded by the coding sequence ATGAAAACTATTTCAATCAAGAGTCATTCATTTAAATTCCTGGTAGCCTTATGGGCGATAGTATTTGCGGGCACTGCACAACAGGCTTACGCGCAGGATAAGCAGGCTAAACCCCCAATATCAAAAAGGGAATCCGCAAGGCGCTCCATGCATTCGCGCGATTCATTGTTGCGTGCCTTAAACAAAACAGATACTTCTATCAATAGCCTTTTACAGCGGGTGGAACAATATACCACCACTTTCAATCAAATTAATAACAATTTATCCGAAGGTTTAGATACGGCAGACATTAGCCAGCAGCTACCATCGGTGGTGAGAAGGCTTAACCGTATGGATAGCCTGGCCAAAACCCATAAATCAAGCACACTGCGTTACCTGTTTGTTTTAAGGGATAATTTAGACCGCACACAGGGCAAGCTGGAAGACTGGCAATCGCAACTGGGAGATATTGATTCGGGGCTTGTTCATAATCAAAAAGACCTGATCAGGTTTTTTAAAGATACCACGCTTAGGGCTGCACCTACCGATAGTACACTACGGCGCACCTATTTTAACCAGTTACAATCCGTAAGACACTTGTGGCGTAAAACTGATTCGCTTAACCGGACGGCTTTATTAAAGGTAAATTTATTACAAAATGAAATAGCCGTAGCTTATAACCGCATACTTGACCAAACAGACCAGATCGATTTAAAAATTAAACGATTTGCCATAAAAGCGATCTCGGGCGAATCGGACTATATCTGGAATACCGGCCTGGCTTATAACGACTTTAAAGCGGCGCTTTCGAGCACTATAAAACTGAACAGGATACTGCTTAATTATTTTAACAGGAACGAAAAACTGACAAACCTGGTTGGTGTGGTCTTTTTAATACTGGTGTTTATATGGGTATTTTATAACCGAATTAAAACATTTAAAAATAACGACAACCCTGTAGCTATATTTGAACGAGCGGGGTACATTTATAAAGACCCTATCATTTCATCGTTACTGATAGGCACCGCTATAATACCTTATTTCTACACCCATCCGCCTGTTGTTTGCCTCGAGGCAATGTTCCTCATTTCAATAATTGTCTCGTTACTGCTCACCCGGAAAGAGCATCCAAAAACATATTATTTCTTATTTCAATTATTTTGGATAACCATTGTTTATGGCGCAAGTAACTTGTTTATTCAAATATCAAATATAGACAGGTATACGGTGCTGATACTTAGCATTGTTTCAATTATTATAGGTTACTTATTTTTAAAGAAATGCCAAAAAGACCCTGAAGGGCATTTGCCAAATACCTGCTTGGTTTTAAAAGTTTTTATAGGCCTACAGTTGTTATCGCTGTTGCTTAATATTAGCGGCAGATTTAGCCTGGCTAAAATAATTGGGGTTACCGCCGTGTTTAACTTATGGCTGCTGGTAATTTTTTATCTTGTTGTTCAAATTATACTACAGGGCCTTTATTTGCAATTCCAAACTAAAAAGGATGCCAACAGTATTATTAATTGGATAGATTTTACCCTTGTTGAAAAGAAGTTTAAATCCATACTGGTTACTGTTGCTGCATTATTGTGGGGATTTACGTTGCTGCAAAACCTTAATGTTGATGATTGGGCTAACGATAATGTGCACGATCTGCTAAGCGAATCCCGTACGGTTGGCGGCGCCTCCTTCACTTTTCGTGGCTTTTTAATATTTATAGCGGTTATTTGGCTGTCATCTGTCATATCACGCATCATAAGTTATTTTTATGATGTTTCTGCCCAGCGGGTTACCGATCTTTCTGTACTGAAGAAAAAAAACCGTACTTCGGCGCTGCTGATCAGGCTGGGTGTATTCTCAGCCGGTTTCCTTTTAGCGGTCGCGGCATCGGGTTTTCCTTTAGAAAAACTGACCATTATTATCAGCGCATTTGGTATAGGTATAGGCTTTGGTTTACAAAACATTGTAAATAACCTGGTATCGGGTTTGATACTGGCATTTGAAAAACCTATCCAGATAGGCGATATTATTGAAGTAGGCAACCGGTCGGGTACCATGAAGGAGATTGGCGTACGGTCGAGCAAGTTATTGACCAGTGATGGTTCGGAAGTAATTATCCCCAACGGCGACCTGATATCCCAACATGTAGTTAACTGGACGCTTAGTAACAGCAACCGCCGTATTGAACTGATGATAGCCACGGCTTACGGAGCGGATATTAATCATACTAAAGACCTGCTGAAAAACATGCTGAGCAACCGGGAAGATATTATGACATCGCCGGCCCCCTCTGTATTTTTAAGCGGTGTAAGCGAAACCTCGGTTGATTTTAAGATCTTCTTTTGGGCAGCCGATATTACTACCACGAATGCATTAAAAAGCACTGTGCTGGCCGATATTTATGATATGCTGCCGCGCGAAAATGTTGCAATACCATCTGCCAGGAAAGACCTATACCTGCATTTCCCTGAAGGGATGCCGGTTGTTGGTGGAGATGAGAAGGGTGAGGCTAAATAG
- a CDS encoding TlpA family protein disulfide reductase, with product MKPYSIITLLLCLAFSAGAQKLDIPAGKAFEITKHIKETGTYKRNELYTYAFKSLGKDKDGNNLLEGKIVRVIYYDGQKGTIILNTDSIRNANFSYSNVLQVLAVLNQPFTLTVSPAGKVLATDGLQQKMQESLEKWHIKDDTGKMLLNNINTEYTGALNTLFYTPKQPEAKKTSSPNLQNSDVKVPLIVSNIGANTIHVHSSSATDTNSHTSEFFIDKKTGLTKNSESKQYARLKAQGASAKNKDVIINATVTMALTGVRVRPPVDTAWINMASKLSYWSDYYKKGMNNDPKKVLALVNAPDSRFMSDKYYRLHRLQLVQSLRSESYYKLYDSILLTTPNKYLEGDQAQLHNKLSSVLYKEGAAAAYELSKYAYKTDAFDDWLQHTFAQYFREDSRNKDAAVIKQSYDLLALFKTNTDPVYLGKITPLYLWAMAKQHKIDPGFLTQTAHEFEKMDDKHMLAGNGGRYALLVYKMMISAKQTADANRLIDVTINKLERYTSDTLNTYRYAHQNLLAGAFYLKYINQSAAGDPDATRFLASAAKYSPLAPTEKAYASNYDRFMLGTKESYRELFIDKLLNAGNEAEALKLFAAHVNAMPEQIVQMQALYAKKFPGKDFKQFFNDHIISEWVTAPAFSLKGVDGKQHNLTDYKNQWLVIDFWGTWCGPCREEMPVVNKFSNAVTAGDYPNVNFLSIACNDTENAVKAYLDETKFTIPVLLSDGLVQTNYKIRGYPSKIVISPQGRMITVDFGKDWQTVIRNFSQM from the coding sequence ATGAAACCTTACAGTATTATCACCCTCTTACTTTGCCTTGCTTTTAGTGCAGGCGCCCAAAAACTTGATATCCCCGCAGGGAAAGCGTTTGAGATAACCAAGCATATCAAAGAAACTGGTACATATAAGAGGAACGAATTATACACCTACGCATTTAAAAGTTTAGGCAAAGATAAGGATGGCAACAATTTGCTGGAGGGTAAAATAGTACGTGTGATTTATTACGACGGGCAAAAAGGAACCATTATTTTAAATACCGATTCTATACGTAACGCCAATTTCTCTTATTCCAATGTGTTACAGGTACTTGCTGTGCTAAATCAACCTTTTACACTTACTGTTAGTCCGGCCGGCAAGGTATTAGCCACCGATGGTTTGCAGCAAAAGATGCAGGAGAGCCTGGAAAAATGGCATATCAAGGATGATACAGGAAAAATGTTGCTAAACAATATTAATACGGAATACACAGGGGCACTGAATACTTTGTTTTATACGCCTAAGCAGCCAGAGGCTAAAAAAACGAGTAGTCCTAATTTGCAAAATAGTGATGTTAAAGTTCCCCTGATAGTAAGTAATATAGGTGCCAACACCATTCATGTCCACTCATCATCCGCTACTGATACCAACAGTCATACCAGCGAATTTTTTATAGATAAAAAAACCGGTCTGACAAAAAATAGTGAAAGTAAGCAATACGCCAGGTTAAAAGCGCAGGGTGCTTCAGCTAAAAATAAAGATGTTATTATCAATGCAACGGTAACAATGGCATTAACCGGGGTGCGCGTGCGCCCTCCCGTTGATACCGCCTGGATAAATATGGCCAGCAAACTAAGTTACTGGAGCGACTACTATAAAAAAGGCATGAATAACGACCCGAAAAAAGTACTGGCGCTGGTAAATGCGCCCGATAGTCGTTTTATGAGTGATAAATATTACCGTTTGCACAGGCTTCAATTAGTACAATCGCTTAGGAGTGAAAGCTACTATAAATTATACGATAGTATTTTATTAACCACGCCTAATAAATACCTTGAAGGTGACCAGGCGCAGTTGCACAATAAGCTTAGTTCCGTACTGTATAAAGAAGGGGCTGCAGCGGCCTATGAATTAAGTAAATACGCTTATAAAACTGATGCCTTTGACGACTGGCTGCAACACACCTTTGCCCAGTATTTTAGGGAAGATAGTAGAAATAAAGATGCGGCCGTGATAAAACAAAGTTATGATTTGCTGGCCTTATTTAAAACCAATACCGACCCCGTTTATCTTGGAAAAATAACCCCGCTATACTTGTGGGCTATGGCTAAACAACATAAAATTGACCCGGGGTTTCTTACCCAAACAGCCCATGAATTTGAAAAGATGGACGATAAGCATATGCTGGCCGGCAACGGTGGGCGATACGCGTTATTGGTATACAAAATGATGATAAGTGCAAAGCAAACAGCCGATGCTAACCGGTTAATTGATGTTACTATAAATAAGCTGGAACGTTATACATCCGACACTTTAAATACGTACAGGTATGCGCATCAAAATTTATTGGCTGGGGCGTTTTACCTTAAGTACATCAATCAAAGCGCTGCTGGTGACCCGGATGCTACCAGGTTTCTCGCATCGGCTGCTAAATATTCGCCGCTTGCGCCCACGGAAAAAGCTTATGCCAGTAACTACGACAGATTTATGTTGGGTACCAAAGAAAGCTATCGCGAACTGTTTATTGATAAGCTTTTGAATGCGGGTAATGAAGCTGAGGCGCTAAAATTATTTGCCGCGCATGTAAATGCTATGCCCGAACAGATTGTACAAATGCAGGCGTTATACGCGAAAAAGTTTCCCGGTAAGGATTTTAAACAGTTTTTTAACGATCATATTATAAGCGAATGGGTTACTGCTCCCGCTTTTTCGCTGAAAGGGGTAGACGGTAAACAACACAATCTTACCGACTATAAAAATCAATGGCTGGTGATTGATTTTTGGGGAACCTGGTGCGGCCCTTGCCGCGAAGAAATGCCGGTGGTAAACAAGTTTAGTAACGCTGTAACCGCTGGTGACTACCCAAACGTGAACTTTTTAAGTATAGCTTGCAACGATACTGAAAACGCCGTTAAAGCATATCTTGACGAAACAAAGTTTACGATCCCAGTTCTCCTGTCCGATGGCTTGGTGCAAACCAATTATAAAATCAGGGGATATCCGTCAAAAATCGTCATATCGCCACAAGGCCGGATGATAACCGTTGATTTTGGTAAAGACTGGCAAACCGTAATCCGCAACTTTAGCCAAATGTAG
- a CDS encoding glycosyltransferase family 2 protein, with protein MSNIPKVAIVILNWNGLKHLSQFLPSVMASEWPNLEVVVGDNASTDDSVLFLKSRYPDIKIIQNDNNYGFTGGYNRVLNQVEADYFILLNSDIEVTPNWIAPVISLMESDEQVAAAAPKIKAYHQPTHFEHAGAAGGFIDSYGYPFCRGRIFYEIEEDKGQYDQSGEVFWATGAALFIKKKCWDLTGGFDERFFAHMEEIDLCWRLKNLDYKIMYCAESVVYHVGGGTLDKENPFKTYLNFRNNLLLLKKNLSFGRALFTICLRFLLDLLAIFRFLNEGKRKDAWAISRAHQSFVRMLFKSEKSVAKSPKAHHTTLKRMYKHSIVWEFFIKKKRHFSDLGGEDFYK; from the coding sequence ATGAGTAATATACCTAAAGTAGCAATTGTTATTTTAAACTGGAATGGCTTAAAACATCTCAGCCAGTTTTTGCCGTCGGTAATGGCAAGCGAATGGCCTAACCTTGAAGTTGTTGTAGGCGATAATGCCAGCACCGATGATTCTGTACTTTTTCTTAAAAGCAGATATCCGGATATTAAAATTATTCAAAATGATAATAATTACGGTTTTACCGGAGGCTATAACCGCGTACTGAACCAGGTTGAAGCCGATTACTTTATCCTGCTAAACTCCGATATTGAAGTTACGCCTAACTGGATAGCGCCTGTAATTTCATTGATGGAAAGCGATGAACAAGTGGCCGCGGCTGCGCCAAAAATTAAGGCGTACCATCAGCCAACCCATTTTGAACACGCGGGAGCGGCGGGGGGCTTTATTGACAGTTATGGCTATCCATTTTGCCGCGGACGGATATTTTATGAGATAGAAGAGGATAAAGGCCAATACGATCAATCAGGCGAGGTGTTTTGGGCTACAGGTGCAGCCTTGTTTATTAAAAAGAAGTGTTGGGACTTAACCGGCGGTTTTGATGAACGTTTTTTTGCCCACATGGAAGAAATTGACCTGTGCTGGCGTTTAAAAAACCTTGATTACAAAATTATGTACTGTGCCGAATCGGTAGTTTACCATGTAGGGGGCGGCACGCTTGATAAGGAAAACCCTTTTAAAACTTATCTTAATTTCCGTAATAACTTATTGTTACTTAAAAAGAACCTGTCGTTTGGCCGGGCATTATTTACTATTTGCCTGCGCTTTTTACTGGATTTGCTGGCTATTTTCAGGTTTTTGAATGAAGGTAAACGCAAAGACGCCTGGGCTATCAGCCGTGCGCATCAAAGTTTTGTGCGGATGTTGTTTAAATCTGAAAAGTCGGTAGCCAAATCGCCAAAGGCGCACCATACCACCCTAAAACGCATGTATAAACACAGCATTGTATGGGAGTTCTTCATTAAGAAAAAACGGCATTTCAGCGATTTAGGGGGCGAGGATTTTTACAAGTAA
- the xerD gene encoding site-specific tyrosine recombinase XerD, which translates to MDWQSAIKGFKSYLKLEKSLAENSIMAYERDIEKLYQYSDMQEPKLKPDTITLNELRGFIVWVSELGMIPTSQARIISGIKTFYKYLMMEDVIKTNPSELLEAPKTRRKLPDVLTIVDIDNLIAAIDLSKPEGQRNKAILEVLFSCGLRVSELTGLKISNLYLDIDFVKVTGKGSKERLVPIGGEAKKALKIWLEQVRVHLDIKKGEEDYVFLNRRGAHLTREMVFIIIKRLAAQIGLKKQISPHTFRHSFATYLIEGGADLRAVQEMLGHESITTTEIYTHLDREFLRSTIIEFHPRS; encoded by the coding sequence TTGGACTGGCAGTCGGCAATAAAAGGTTTTAAATCGTATCTGAAGCTGGAGAAATCATTAGCCGAAAACTCTATTATGGCCTATGAGCGGGATATTGAAAAGCTGTACCAGTATAGCGATATGCAGGAACCTAAACTAAAGCCAGATACGATTACACTAAACGAGCTAAGGGGATTTATTGTTTGGGTAAGCGAGTTGGGGATGATACCAACATCGCAGGCGCGGATTATCTCAGGTATCAAAACCTTTTATAAATACCTGATGATGGAGGATGTGATTAAAACTAACCCATCCGAACTGCTGGAAGCCCCCAAAACACGTCGTAAACTGCCCGATGTGCTAACTATTGTAGATATTGACAACCTGATTGCCGCCATTGACCTTTCTAAACCTGAAGGCCAACGCAATAAGGCTATATTAGAAGTGTTGTTTAGCTGCGGTTTGCGGGTATCGGAACTGACGGGCTTAAAGATATCAAACCTTTACTTGGATATTGATTTTGTAAAGGTGACAGGCAAAGGCAGCAAGGAGCGGCTGGTACCCATTGGGGGCGAGGCCAAAAAAGCATTGAAAATTTGGCTTGAGCAAGTCCGCGTACACCTGGATATTAAGAAAGGCGAGGAGGACTACGTGTTTTTAAACCGCAGGGGCGCGCATTTAACCCGCGAAATGGTATTTATCATCATTAAAAGGTTAGCGGCTCAGATAGGCTTAAAAAAGCAAATTAGTCCGCATACATTCCGGCATTCGTTTGCCACTTACCTGATAGAAGGAGGGGCCGACCTGCGCGCGGTGCAGGAAATGCTGGGCCACGAAAGTATTACTACTACCGAAATTTATACCCACCTGGACAGGGAATTTTTGCGCAGTACTATTATTGAATTTCATCCAAGGAGTTAG
- a CDS encoding DMT family transporter: MIYVLLSVCCSVIVSVLLKLARRYSIDIFQAIAWNYSIAMLLTWLFYKPHLSSLQAEPMYLYGVLAVLLPVLFVIIGLSVKITGIVRTDIAQRLSLFIPLIAAFLLFNETFTWIKFAGLLIGVFAIICSIPWQKQDANGGPAPANSWIYLVVVFLGMGVIDVLFKQVALFKTVPYTTSLFAIYGLAFVISQVILLFMVATKRIKFTIRHIFFGWVLGIANFGNILFYLKAHQALSGNPSTVFSAMNIGVITLGALIGLIVFKEKLSALNKFGIILAIVAIVVIAYSQTH; this comes from the coding sequence ATGATATACGTTTTACTAAGTGTTTGCTGCAGTGTAATTGTGTCGGTTTTATTGAAACTGGCCAGGCGCTATAGCATTGATATTTTTCAAGCCATAGCGTGGAACTATTCCATAGCCATGTTACTTACGTGGCTATTTTATAAACCGCATTTAAGTAGTTTACAGGCCGAACCGATGTACTTATACGGAGTATTGGCAGTGCTGCTGCCGGTGCTGTTTGTTATTATTGGCTTATCGGTAAAAATAACCGGCATTGTGCGGACAGATATAGCACAACGGCTTTCGCTGTTTATACCATTAATTGCCGCATTTTTGTTGTTTAATGAAACTTTTACGTGGATAAAGTTTGCAGGGCTGTTGATAGGTGTGTTCGCTATTATCTGTTCCATCCCATGGCAAAAACAGGATGCTAATGGTGGACCGGCCCCAGCAAACTCATGGATATATCTGGTAGTTGTGTTTTTGGGCATGGGGGTAATTGATGTTTTGTTTAAACAGGTAGCGCTGTTTAAAACAGTGCCCTACACCACATCCTTATTTGCCATTTATGGGTTAGCCTTTGTTATATCGCAAGTGATATTGTTGTTTATGGTAGCTACCAAACGTATTAAATTTACCATTCGCCATATATTTTTCGGCTGGGTGCTGGGGATAGCCAATTTTGGTAATATTCTGTTCTATCTAAAAGCGCACCAGGCTTTATCGGGCAATCCCTCAACGGTATTCTCAGCTATGAATATCGGGGTAATTACACTGGGCGCGCTTATAGGGCTCATCGTATTTAAAGAAAAATTAAGCGCGTTAAATAAATTTGGCATAATACTGGCTATTGTAGCGATTGTAGTTATAGCTTACTCACAAACTCATTAA
- the aroQ gene encoding type II 3-dehydroquinate dehydratase gives MKIQIINGPNLNLLGVREKSIYGDSDFNTYLTELKKRFPGHEISYYQSNVEGELINKLHEVGFEYDGIVMNAGAYTHTSVAIADAIAGINTPVVEVHISNVYKREEFRHVSMLAKNCKGVIAGFGLDSYRLAIESLTV, from the coding sequence ATGAAGATACAAATTATAAATGGCCCCAATTTAAACCTGTTAGGGGTTAGAGAGAAGTCTATTTATGGCGATAGTGATTTCAACACTTACCTTACCGAACTAAAAAAACGCTTTCCCGGTCACGAAATTAGCTATTACCAAAGCAATGTAGAAGGCGAACTGATAAATAAACTGCACGAGGTTGGCTTTGAATATGATGGCATTGTAATGAACGCCGGCGCTTATACCCACACTTCGGTAGCCATTGCCGACGCCATTGCCGGCATTAACACCCCGGTGGTTGAAGTACACATCAGCAACGTTTACAAACGCGAGGAATTCCGACATGTATCTATGCTGGCAAAAAACTGTAAAGGAGTTATCGCCGGTTTCGGGTTGGATTCGTACAGGTTGGCTATTGAAAGTTTAACTGTTTAA